One stretch of Sinomonas terrae DNA includes these proteins:
- the hemC gene encoding hydroxymethylbilane synthase, with amino-acid sequence MSVRIGTRGSALALTQTQQTADLLAAVGGFETELVRIKTEGDVRTGSLAQLGGTGVFVAALREALLADRCDVAIHSLKDLPTGGTPGLALGAIPARADVRDVLCARDGLTLAQLPAGAKVGTGSPRRAAQLRAARPDLEVLDIRGNVDTRLGRVPGLPGNAPEAPGDLDAVVLAAAGLTRLGRTDVVSEYFEPDVMLPAPGQGALAVECRFEDAPVRENGVLVPDAVQGVLAQALAAIDDADTRLAVSAERALLARLEAGCAAPVGALARRKGSLLYLDAVVCSPDGRQSVRLNKASDGLTDVGAHLLGIELAEELLERGVADFAELGA; translated from the coding sequence ATGTCCGTACGCATCGGGACCCGCGGAAGCGCGCTTGCCCTCACTCAGACACAGCAGACCGCCGACCTGCTGGCCGCCGTGGGCGGGTTCGAGACCGAACTCGTTCGCATCAAGACCGAAGGCGATGTCCGCACCGGTTCCCTCGCCCAGCTCGGCGGGACGGGCGTGTTCGTGGCGGCCCTGCGCGAGGCGCTCCTTGCCGACCGCTGCGACGTCGCGATCCACTCGCTCAAGGACCTTCCGACAGGCGGGACGCCAGGCCTCGCTCTTGGCGCGATCCCCGCGCGGGCCGACGTGCGGGACGTGCTGTGCGCACGGGACGGGCTCACTTTGGCCCAGCTGCCGGCGGGCGCCAAGGTCGGCACCGGCTCGCCCCGCCGTGCCGCCCAGCTTCGCGCCGCGCGGCCCGACCTCGAAGTCCTCGACATCCGGGGCAACGTCGACACCAGGCTCGGCCGTGTCCCGGGTCTGCCCGGGAATGCTCCTGAAGCCCCCGGCGACCTCGACGCCGTCGTCCTCGCCGCAGCCGGCCTGACGCGCTTGGGGCGCACCGACGTCGTGAGCGAGTACTTCGAACCCGACGTCATGCTCCCGGCCCCGGGCCAGGGGGCGCTCGCCGTGGAATGCCGCTTCGAGGACGCGCCCGTGCGTGAGAACGGCGTCCTCGTTCCGGACGCCGTGCAGGGAGTGCTCGCCCAGGCGCTGGCCGCGATCGACGACGCCGACACCCGCCTTGCCGTGAGCGCGGAGCGAGCGCTGCTCGCGAGGCTCGAGGCGGGCTGTGCCGCGCCCGTCGGTGCGCTGGCCCGCCGCAAGGGGAGCCTGCTGTACCTCGACGCCGTCGTGTGCTCACCCGATGGCAGGCAGAGCGTCCGGCTCAACAAGGCGAGCGATGGCCTGACCGACGTCGGCGCGCACCTGCTCGGCATCGAGCTCGCCGAGGAACTGCTGGAGCGCGGTGTCGCAGATTTCGCGGAGCTGGGCGCCTGA
- a CDS encoding uroporphyrinogen-III synthase, whose product MAHDSSRGAGELWGRRVLLTRSPDRAGAMESALAEAGAEPLLLPLIDFERTSDGDALAEALGRLRAGEYAWLIVSSITTVRALKDYSAQGGFSLADLVPEGVRVATIGPSSRRVLEAEGLGVDLAPEGRQSAEGLLEEWAYADDGGAAGSDGVSAVRVLLPQSDLAASTLADGLAARGWAVDTVTAYCTVDYPADPQRRLTAELAVGTEPANAVVLTPAEACAQLAEGTIDAVVAASPSAARRIEEVLRPLEETRLIAIGQPTAEELRSLGLVVAATAPKPTPAGIVDAIIHALSQQPRKDNS is encoded by the coding sequence ATGGCTCACGATTCATCGCGGGGTGCGGGCGAGCTCTGGGGAAGGCGTGTCCTCCTGACCCGCAGCCCCGATCGCGCGGGCGCCATGGAGTCGGCTCTGGCCGAGGCCGGTGCGGAACCGCTGCTGCTGCCGCTCATCGACTTTGAGCGCACTTCCGACGGCGACGCGCTCGCCGAGGCGTTGGGGCGGCTTAGGGCGGGGGAGTATGCGTGGCTCATCGTCAGCAGCATCACGACCGTGCGGGCCCTCAAGGACTACTCTGCGCAAGGGGGCTTCAGCCTGGCAGACCTCGTGCCGGAGGGCGTCCGCGTCGCGACGATCGGACCCTCTTCACGTCGGGTTCTCGAAGCAGAGGGGCTGGGGGTCGACCTCGCGCCCGAAGGCAGGCAGTCCGCCGAAGGACTCCTCGAGGAATGGGCCTATGCCGACGATGGCGGCGCGGCCGGATCAGATGGCGTAAGCGCGGTCCGGGTGCTGCTCCCGCAGAGCGACCTCGCCGCCTCCACGCTGGCGGATGGCCTCGCGGCGCGAGGCTGGGCCGTCGACACCGTGACGGCCTACTGCACCGTCGACTATCCCGCAGACCCGCAGCGCCGCCTCACCGCCGAGCTCGCCGTGGGCACCGAGCCGGCCAACGCCGTCGTCCTCACGCCCGCCGAAGCGTGCGCCCAGCTCGCTGAGGGCACCATCGACGCCGTTGTGGCCGCGTCGCCCAGTGCCGCGCGGCGCATCGAAGAGGTGCTGCGACCCCTCGAGGAAACGCGTCTCATCGCCATCGGGCAGCCGACGGCAGAGGAGCTGCGCTCGCTTGGCCTCGTGGTCGCCGCCACCGCCCCGAAGCCCACCCCCGCAGGGATCGTGGACGCGATCATCCACGCACTCTCCCAGCAGCCCCGGAAGGACAATTCATGA
- the hemB gene encoding porphobilinogen synthase yields the protein MSFPHHRPRRLRQTPALRRLVAETRVHPAELILPAFIREGITEPAPLQSMPGVVQHSTDTLKRAAVEAAELGLGGIMLFGVPEVRDPSGSASLDPEGVLNAAIRSVRAEVGDDLVVMSDVCLDEFTDHGHCGVLDDQGRVDNDATLEIYAQMAVAQAEAGAHVLGPSGMMDGQVAVIRQALDAAGHQDVSIVAYAAKYASAFYGPFREAVDSQLKGDRRTYQMDSANRREAILEVELDLEEGADMIMVKPAMSYLDILRDVADMSPVPVAAYQISGEYAMIEAAAANGWIDRKAAILESVLGIRRAGANMVLTYWAPEIARWLREG from the coding sequence ATGAGTTTCCCCCATCACCGCCCCCGCCGACTGCGCCAGACCCCCGCACTGCGCCGGCTTGTCGCCGAAACCCGGGTCCACCCTGCTGAGCTCATCCTTCCCGCGTTCATCCGCGAGGGGATCACCGAACCGGCACCGCTGCAGTCCATGCCCGGCGTCGTCCAGCACTCGACCGATACGCTCAAGCGCGCTGCCGTCGAGGCCGCCGAACTCGGCCTGGGTGGCATCATGCTGTTCGGTGTGCCCGAAGTCCGGGATCCCTCTGGCTCGGCGTCCCTCGATCCGGAGGGAGTGCTGAACGCCGCCATCCGCAGCGTGCGTGCGGAGGTCGGCGACGATCTTGTGGTCATGAGCGACGTGTGCCTCGACGAGTTCACCGATCACGGGCACTGCGGAGTGCTCGACGACCAGGGACGTGTCGACAACGACGCGACCCTCGAGATCTACGCCCAGATGGCCGTGGCCCAAGCCGAAGCCGGTGCTCACGTGCTCGGGCCGAGCGGCATGATGGATGGGCAGGTCGCCGTCATCCGCCAGGCGCTCGACGCCGCGGGGCATCAGGACGTCTCGATCGTCGCCTACGCGGCGAAGTACGCCTCGGCTTTCTACGGACCCTTCCGCGAGGCTGTCGACTCTCAGCTGAAGGGCGATCGCCGCACGTACCAGATGGACTCAGCGAATCGCCGCGAGGCGATCCTCGAGGTGGAACTGGATCTCGAGGAGGGCGCGGACATGATCATGGTCAAGCCGGCCATGAGCTACCTCGACATCCTTCGGGACGTCGCGGACATGAGCCCGGTCCCCGTGGCGGCATACCAGATTTCGGGCGAGTACGCGATGATCGAGGCGGCTGCCGCGAACGGGTGGATCGACCGGAAGGCCGCGATCCTCGAGTCGGTGCTGGGGATCCGCCGCGCGGGGGCCAACATGGTGCTCACGTATTGGGCCCCCGAGATCGCCCGGTGGCTTCGCGAGGGCTAG
- a CDS encoding LLM class flavin-dependent oxidoreductase, producing MRMHGASEEVPVLLGVNTFGDVGLGPDGEPKPHAQVIRDVVEEGKLADQVGLHAFGVGEHHRKDFAVAAPEVLLAAVAAQTQNIRLASAVTVLSSDDPVRVFQRFSTLDAISRGRAEVILGRGSFIESFPLFGFDLEDYEVLFEEKLELFDRVRSQKPINWEGRTRRPIRGLTAYPHLEDGLLDTWIGVGGTPQSVVRAAHYGYPVSFAIIGGEPARFAPFVDLYKRSLEKFGKPYTQLATHSPGHVADTDEQAREELFPHWLAMRNQLGVERGWGPGSRTEFNAQASRSGALYVGSPETVARKIAETHRVLGTERFDLKYSNGTLPHGAMMKSIELLGTKVAPLVADMLA from the coding sequence ATGCGTATGCATGGAGCAAGCGAAGAGGTCCCCGTCCTTCTCGGCGTCAACACCTTCGGTGACGTAGGGCTCGGCCCGGACGGTGAGCCCAAGCCGCACGCCCAGGTGATCCGCGACGTCGTCGAGGAGGGGAAGCTCGCCGACCAAGTCGGGCTCCACGCCTTCGGCGTCGGTGAGCACCACCGAAAGGACTTCGCCGTCGCGGCGCCCGAGGTCCTCTTGGCCGCGGTCGCAGCCCAGACGCAGAACATCCGGCTCGCCTCGGCCGTCACGGTGCTCTCCTCCGACGACCCGGTGCGGGTGTTCCAACGCTTCTCGACGCTCGACGCGATCTCCCGCGGCCGCGCCGAAGTCATCCTTGGACGCGGCTCGTTCATCGAGTCCTTCCCGCTCTTCGGGTTCGACCTCGAGGACTACGAGGTGCTCTTCGAGGAGAAGCTCGAACTCTTCGACCGTGTGCGGTCACAGAAGCCCATCAACTGGGAGGGCCGCACGCGCCGACCCATCCGCGGGCTCACCGCCTATCCTCACCTCGAGGACGGACTCCTCGACACGTGGATCGGCGTCGGGGGAACTCCCCAGTCGGTCGTGCGGGCGGCGCACTACGGCTACCCCGTGAGTTTCGCGATCATCGGCGGCGAGCCCGCGCGATTCGCCCCTTTCGTCGACCTCTACAAGCGCTCCCTCGAGAAGTTCGGCAAGCCGTACACTCAGCTCGCGACCCATTCGCCTGGGCACGTCGCGGACACGGATGAACAGGCCCGAGAGGAGCTGTTCCCGCACTGGCTCGCGATGCGCAACCAGCTCGGTGTGGAACGTGGCTGGGGCCCGGGTAGCCGCACTGAATTCAACGCTCAGGCGTCGCGGTCGGGCGCGCTCTACGTGGGTTCGCCGGAGACGGTCGCACGGAAGATCGCCGAGACGCACCGTGTTCTGGGGACCGAGCGCTTCGACCTGAAGTACTCGAACGGAACCCTGCCCCACGGCGCGATGATGAAGAGCATCGAGCTCCTCGGAACGAAGGTCGCGCCGCTCGTTGCCGACATGCTCGCGTAG
- a CDS encoding LysE family translocator: MNFAPFLGFAAVSLTLALTPGADWAYTIAAGIRGGSPAPSVAGLCTGYLGLTAIVATGLGVLLAARPSLVAWLSIAGALYLLWLGMTTARGWRGAGYHADGAALPGRSGAFGDFLRGAGTSGINPKALLLYMAVMPQFVQTGSPLPVPVQTAMLGLIHVVITVVVYALVAVAARRLLRAAPRRAQLVTLASGVIMLGIGIALLVEQVPVLTRGV, translated from the coding sequence ATGAATTTCGCCCCGTTCCTCGGCTTCGCCGCAGTGTCCCTCACGCTTGCGCTCACGCCTGGCGCGGACTGGGCTTACACCATCGCGGCGGGGATCCGCGGAGGGTCACCTGCCCCCTCCGTGGCAGGCCTGTGCACTGGGTATCTGGGCCTCACGGCGATCGTCGCGACAGGTCTCGGGGTACTGCTCGCGGCCCGGCCCTCGCTCGTCGCGTGGCTCTCGATTGCCGGCGCGCTGTACCTCCTGTGGCTCGGGATGACGACGGCGCGCGGCTGGCGAGGGGCCGGCTACCACGCCGACGGCGCAGCCCTGCCGGGGCGGAGCGGGGCTTTTGGCGACTTCCTCCGGGGCGCAGGCACAAGCGGGATCAATCCCAAGGCCCTTCTGCTCTACATGGCGGTCATGCCGCAGTTCGTCCAGACAGGTTCCCCCCTGCCGGTGCCGGTCCAGACCGCCATGCTCGGGCTCATCCACGTGGTGATCACCGTCGTCGTCTATGCGCTGGTGGCCGTTGCCGCGCGACGACTGCTCCGCGCCGCACCTCGCCGCGCCCAACTCGTGACGCTGGCGAGCGGGGTCATCATGCTCGGAATCGGCATTGCGCTGCTTGTCGAACAGGTGCCCGTTCTCACACGAGGGGTGTGA
- a CDS encoding Lrp/AsnC family transcriptional regulator, translating to MIDRIDRNILRVLQDDGRMTATALASEVGLTLAPCHRRLKDLESSGVIRGYHAEVDPAKVGLGFGTMVFATLRETSREAIQAFEEAVVSEPQVVEAYRLFGDPDYLLKCVAEDLPGYQRLYDERLAALPGLAKLTSTIVMRDLKGAGGLPL from the coding sequence ATGATTGACCGGATTGATCGAAATATCTTGCGCGTGCTTCAGGATGACGGACGGATGACCGCTACTGCCCTTGCTTCCGAAGTCGGGTTGACACTGGCGCCGTGCCACCGGCGGCTCAAGGACCTTGAGTCGAGCGGCGTCATCCGTGGATACCACGCCGAGGTCGACCCTGCGAAAGTGGGCCTCGGCTTCGGCACCATGGTGTTCGCGACGCTTCGAGAGACCTCCCGCGAGGCCATCCAGGCGTTTGAGGAGGCTGTCGTCTCAGAGCCGCAGGTGGTCGAGGCATACCGGCTGTTCGGCGACCCCGACTACCTCCTCAAGTGCGTTGCCGAGGACCTGCCCGGGTACCAGAGGCTCTATGACGAGCGGCTCGCGGCCCTCCCGGGCCTTGCAAAGCTCACGTCCACCATCGTCATGCGAGACCTGAAGGGCGCAGGGGGACTTCCGCTTTAG
- a CDS encoding amino acid ABC transporter ATP-binding protein: MSESHFASGSLEAKGIHLSFGSNHVLRGIDLRVEKGRTASVIGPSGSGKSTLLRVMNRLIEPDEGDILLDGNSVLKDNPDQLRRRIGMVFQQFNLFPHKTVAENVSFALRKLRKLPKDQARAEALAQLDLVGLKHKADARPGNLSGGQQQRVAIARALAMKPEVMFFDEATSALDPELVKGVLALMADLAKGGMTMVVVTHEMGFSRNVSDTVTFMDGGVVVETGAPEQIFGSPRTERLQRFLSDVL; encoded by the coding sequence ATGTCTGAGTCGCATTTCGCATCCGGCTCCCTCGAGGCGAAGGGAATCCACCTCTCGTTCGGGTCGAACCACGTCCTGCGAGGCATCGATCTGCGGGTCGAGAAGGGCCGTACCGCCTCGGTGATCGGTCCGTCCGGCTCGGGGAAGTCAACGCTCCTCCGCGTCATGAACCGGCTCATCGAGCCGGACGAAGGGGACATCCTCCTCGACGGCAATTCTGTGCTCAAGGACAACCCGGACCAGCTGCGCCGGCGGATCGGAATGGTCTTCCAGCAGTTCAACCTGTTCCCGCACAAGACGGTGGCTGAGAACGTCTCGTTCGCACTTCGGAAGCTGCGCAAGCTGCCGAAGGACCAGGCGAGGGCCGAGGCTCTCGCGCAGCTCGACCTCGTGGGCCTCAAGCACAAGGCCGACGCGCGCCCAGGCAACCTTTCAGGTGGCCAGCAGCAGCGTGTGGCGATTGCGCGCGCGCTCGCCATGAAGCCCGAGGTCATGTTCTTCGACGAGGCCACCTCCGCGCTCGACCCGGAGCTCGTGAAGGGTGTCCTCGCGCTCATGGCCGATCTCGCAAAGGGCGGCATGACCATGGTGGTCGTGACCCACGAGATGGGCTTCTCCCGGAACGTCTCCGACACTGTCACCTTCATGGACGGCGGCGTCGTCGTCGAGACGGGCGCGCCGGAACAGATCTTCGGCTCGCCCCGCACGGAGAGGCTCCAGCGCTTCCTGAGCGACGTTCTCTGA
- a CDS encoding amino acid ABC transporter permease has translation MDLSKLGETFFDWKVIGDVLPTMFTVGLLNTLVLAVVSAVIGCFIGMVLALMGISRNPAARWAARVYTDVFRGLPAVLTILAIGLGFGPIFRQLTGITSPYPMGIAALSLMSSAYIGEIFRSGIQSVDKGQLEASRALGFGYGPSMRMIVVPQGVRRVLPALVNQLIALIKDSSLVFTLGLTSGERELFQIGQDTAANTGNLSPYVAAALFYLAMTIPLTHFVNWFDRRLRTGKPQKAEPDELAAPIGKGAAHV, from the coding sequence ATGGATCTGAGCAAGCTCGGCGAGACCTTCTTCGACTGGAAGGTCATCGGTGATGTCCTCCCGACGATGTTCACAGTCGGCCTCCTGAACACGCTCGTGCTCGCGGTCGTATCCGCGGTCATCGGCTGCTTCATCGGCATGGTGCTCGCGCTCATGGGCATCTCGCGCAATCCTGCGGCGCGGTGGGCCGCCCGGGTGTACACGGACGTGTTCCGTGGACTCCCGGCGGTCCTCACCATCCTCGCGATCGGACTGGGCTTCGGCCCGATCTTCCGGCAGCTCACGGGGATCACGAGTCCCTACCCCATGGGCATCGCCGCGTTGTCCCTGATGTCCTCCGCCTACATTGGGGAGATTTTCCGTTCGGGCATCCAGAGTGTCGACAAGGGACAGCTCGAGGCCTCGCGGGCCCTCGGGTTCGGCTATGGCCCTTCCATGCGCATGATCGTCGTTCCGCAGGGCGTCCGCCGCGTGCTTCCCGCCCTCGTGAACCAGCTCATCGCGCTCATCAAGGACTCGTCGCTCGTCTTCACCCTCGGGCTGACATCCGGCGAACGCGAGCTCTTCCAGATCGGCCAGGACACGGCCGCCAACACGGGCAACCTGTCCCCGTACGTGGCCGCTGCGCTCTTCTATCTCGCGATGACCATCCCATTGACGCACTTCGTGAACTGGTTCGATCGCCGGCTTCGGACGGGAAAGCCCCAGAAGGCTGAGCCCGACGAGCTTGCGGCGCCGATAGGCAAGGGGGCAGCACATGTCTGA
- a CDS encoding ABC transporter substrate-binding protein, whose translation MKFKAPKWLAAAPMAAVLALTLAACGGGTSASSSPTDALKGSDQQSTDKYTTASVTPLDKIDTSKLGLITPGVIKVGTLSDAPPNIFIDNKGNFTGYDNELLKAMAAKLGLKVEFASTKFQSLLAQVANKQFDMGSSSISTTDARRQTVGFTNGYDFGYMAIVTKQGASVKSFDDLKQGVRIGVVQGTVQDDFVTNTLKLDPVRFPDYNTVYANVKSGQIDAWVAPSQQAEGAVKPGDGTTIAQKKVNTQNFTAYAVAKDNTALTNALNSALDAVIADGTWSKLTAQWYPDRPTIKEQTPDGWKPGSKAVQVPATK comes from the coding sequence ATGAAGTTCAAGGCCCCCAAGTGGCTCGCGGCCGCCCCGATGGCGGCAGTTCTCGCCCTGACGCTCGCCGCGTGCGGCGGCGGGACGAGCGCGTCCAGCTCACCCACCGATGCCCTCAAGGGTTCGGACCAGCAGTCCACCGACAAGTACACCACTGCCTCGGTGACGCCGCTCGACAAGATCGACACGTCGAAGCTCGGCCTCATCACCCCCGGCGTGATCAAGGTCGGCACCCTCTCGGACGCGCCGCCGAACATCTTCATCGACAACAAGGGCAACTTCACGGGCTACGACAACGAGCTCCTCAAGGCCATGGCCGCAAAGCTCGGGCTCAAGGTCGAATTCGCCTCGACGAAGTTCCAGAGCCTGCTCGCCCAGGTCGCGAACAAGCAGTTCGACATGGGCTCGTCCTCGATCTCCACCACGGACGCCCGCCGCCAGACCGTCGGCTTCACGAATGGCTATGACTTCGGGTACATGGCGATCGTCACCAAGCAGGGCGCTTCGGTGAAGTCCTTCGACGACCTCAAGCAGGGCGTGCGCATCGGCGTGGTCCAGGGGACGGTCCAGGACGACTTCGTGACCAACACCCTCAAGCTCGACCCGGTCCGCTTCCCGGACTACAACACGGTCTACGCCAACGTGAAGAGCGGCCAGATCGATGCCTGGGTGGCTCCGTCCCAGCAGGCTGAGGGTGCGGTCAAGCCAGGTGACGGCACGACTATCGCCCAGAAGAAGGTCAACACCCAGAACTTCACGGCCTACGCGGTCGCGAAGGACAACACGGCCCTCACGAATGCGCTGAACTCCGCGCTCGACGCCGTGATCGCCGACGGCACCTGGTCCAAGCTCACGGCCCAGTGGTACCCGGACCGCCCGACCATCAAGGAGCAGACTCCTGACGGCTGGAAGCCGGGCAGCAAGGCCGTCCAGGTTCCGGCAACCAAGTAG